The Lacipirellula parvula genome window below encodes:
- a CDS encoding DEAD/DEAH box helicase, with translation MPARKPKATTLPGMESFHAATQTWFGDALETPTRIQREAWPVLAAGKSALLLAPTGSGKTLAAFLAAIDRIMFHSDPAPAEEAGKGNSPKAKRAATSSKSASVENPSPRPSLPGRGVRILYISPLKALAVDVDRNLRTPLVGIQAVAERHSHPFHPPKVSVRSGDTSAAERRDIVRHPPDILITTPESLYLLLTSKSRDILRTVETVIIDEIHAVAATKRGTHLFLTLERLERLRRDGDDSRPPLQRIGLSATQRPLEEIARLLGGAEADAKPDSPVRPRPIEIIDASEPKRLDLRIETPAEDMARLNQPLEIQTGPASAGPAFASIWPTIHPRLVELIRAHRSTMVFVNSRRLAERLAAAINELAEEEIAQAHHGSIARVKRVEIEDRLKRGLLPAIIATSSMELGVDMGAVDLVIQIEAPPSVASGMQRIGRAGHSVGAPSSGVIFPKYRGDLLACSAATERMIRGEVESTRYPRNPLDVLAQQIVAMVAMDPLSVDELYAAVRGAAPFHDLPRSSFEGVLDMLSGRYPSDEFSELRPRITWDRLSGQLTPRKSSQRLAVLNGGTIPDRGLYGVYLAGDAGSGGTRVGELDEEMVFETHAGDIFLLGASSWRVLEITRDRVLVAPAPGEPGKMPFWRGDGPGRPLDFGRAIGELSRTLVKSSRDEAVQFLQESCRLDEKATENLLRYVEDQREATGELPSDQCLVVESFLDEIGDWRTVILSPFGSRVHAPWAITVASRLRAETGLEVDFTWSNDGMVFRLPESSQAPTVEMLFPNSGEVEDQLVRELGSTAMFAARFRENAARALLLPRRQPNRRTPLWMQRRKSADLLAVASRYERFPIMLETYRECLRDAFDVPGLKQLLTEVERQSIRVHQIETSSPSPFASSLLFNYTANFLYQGDAPLAERRAAALALDHAQLRELLGTTDYRELLDADAIEALILELQRLDHRSTNGPDGVHDLLLHLGDLNDDELAARCPAEAAETGQLKRWLDELTATRRIVRIRMAGERRYIATEDAARYRDGLGVALPPGLPDALLETSEDPIGNLVARYARTHGPFRASEAANRLGLGAAVIEPVLQQLMQRNRVLFGEFLPGGSGREWCDVAVLRRLKSKSLAKLRKEIEPAPPEALARFLPGWQGVERPRRGLDGLLDVVEQLQGTPLLASDLDELILPARLNDYHSGDLDELTTAGEIVWRGLESVGPNDGRIALFLADSVPLLAPLPTPLDDPLVVRIRDFLASKGASFFDDVAAACDEFRNDLLDALWQLVWNGEATNDSLAPLRSRRGSSSSSGSSSSGGLSSRTRSRRRSARAFRSRRLARLPGSEGRWSLINYGDEAKRSLTVRQTAVTEQLLRRYGVLVRPALSRELIDGGFTALYPILRAMEETGRVRRGYFVAGMGGAQFASAGADDLLRRAPQVVEPHIDNVVVLAASDPANAYGSILKWPLPQTEGLQPQRGGGARVFLLDGKLIGFLSRGGAHLMTFAPEDPSDAPMWHEKLVRSLANLAKRGAALMIAQIDGDAAGLSPLGKALVRHGFSPTSRGYLHRGFDLTQEFIATHA, from the coding sequence ATGCCCGCCCGAAAGCCGAAAGCCACGACCTTGCCCGGCATGGAGTCGTTCCACGCTGCGACGCAGACGTGGTTTGGCGATGCGCTCGAGACGCCCACCCGCATCCAACGCGAAGCTTGGCCGGTGCTCGCCGCGGGCAAGAGCGCGCTGCTGCTGGCGCCGACTGGCTCCGGTAAAACGCTGGCGGCGTTTCTGGCGGCGATTGATCGGATCATGTTTCACAGTGATCCTGCTCCGGCGGAAGAAGCGGGGAAGGGGAACAGTCCGAAGGCGAAGCGCGCCGCCACGTCTTCGAAATCTGCAAGCGTCGAGAATCCCTCCCCCCGCCCCTCCCTACCAGGGAGGGGAGTGCGGATCCTCTACATCTCGCCGCTGAAAGCGCTCGCTGTCGACGTTGATCGCAACCTCCGCACGCCGCTCGTCGGCATTCAGGCCGTTGCCGAACGTCACAGCCATCCATTCCATCCGCCAAAAGTCTCCGTCCGCTCTGGCGATACTTCGGCCGCTGAGCGCCGCGACATCGTTCGCCATCCGCCCGACATCCTGATCACCACGCCCGAGTCGCTCTACCTGCTGCTCACCTCGAAGTCGCGCGATATCCTCCGCACGGTCGAGACGGTGATCATCGACGAAATCCACGCCGTCGCCGCCACGAAGCGCGGCACGCATCTGTTTCTCACGCTCGAACGGCTTGAACGCCTCCGCCGCGACGGCGACGACTCGCGCCCGCCGTTGCAGCGGATCGGCCTCTCGGCAACGCAGCGACCGCTTGAGGAAATTGCCCGCCTGCTGGGCGGCGCCGAGGCCGACGCGAAGCCCGACTCGCCCGTCCGCCCGCGGCCGATCGAGATCATCGACGCCAGCGAACCGAAGCGGCTCGACCTCCGCATCGAGACGCCGGCCGAAGATATGGCTCGGCTCAACCAACCGCTCGAAATCCAAACCGGCCCCGCTTCGGCCGGTCCCGCATTCGCGTCGATTTGGCCGACGATCCACCCGCGGCTGGTCGAACTGATTCGTGCGCACCGTTCGACGATGGTCTTCGTCAACAGCCGCCGCCTCGCCGAACGACTCGCGGCGGCGATCAACGAACTCGCCGAAGAGGAAATCGCCCAAGCCCATCACGGCTCGATCGCCCGCGTGAAGCGGGTCGAGATTGAAGATCGTTTGAAGCGCGGCCTGCTGCCGGCGATCATCGCCACGTCGTCGATGGAACTCGGCGTCGACATGGGCGCCGTCGACTTGGTGATCCAAATCGAGGCCCCGCCGTCAGTCGCCTCGGGCATGCAGCGGATCGGTCGGGCAGGGCATAGCGTCGGCGCTCCGTCGAGCGGCGTCATCTTCCCCAAGTATCGCGGCGACCTGCTCGCCTGCAGCGCCGCCACCGAACGGATGATTCGCGGTGAAGTCGAATCGACCCGCTATCCGCGCAATCCGCTCGATGTGCTCGCCCAGCAGATCGTCGCGATGGTGGCGATGGATCCGCTGAGCGTCGACGAGCTCTACGCCGCCGTCCGCGGCGCAGCGCCGTTCCACGACCTGCCGCGCAGTTCGTTCGAAGGGGTGCTCGACATGCTGTCGGGCCGTTATCCTTCGGACGAATTCTCCGAGCTCCGCCCCCGCATCACTTGGGACCGGCTAAGCGGGCAACTCACGCCGCGCAAGTCGTCGCAGCGGCTCGCGGTGCTCAACGGCGGCACGATTCCCGATCGCGGTCTGTACGGCGTTTACCTCGCGGGCGACGCCGGCAGCGGCGGCACGCGCGTCGGCGAACTCGACGAAGAAATGGTCTTCGAAACGCACGCCGGCGATATCTTCCTGCTCGGCGCCTCGTCGTGGCGGGTGCTTGAAATCACCCGCGACCGCGTCCTCGTCGCCCCCGCGCCGGGCGAGCCAGGCAAAATGCCCTTCTGGCGCGGCGACGGGCCGGGGCGTCCGCTCGACTTCGGCCGCGCGATCGGCGAGTTGTCGCGGACGCTCGTGAAATCGTCGCGCGACGAAGCGGTGCAGTTCCTCCAAGAATCGTGCCGTCTCGACGAGAAGGCAACGGAAAACCTCCTCCGCTACGTCGAAGACCAACGCGAAGCGACTGGCGAACTCCCCAGCGATCAATGCCTCGTCGTCGAATCGTTCCTCGACGAAATCGGCGACTGGCGCACCGTCATCCTTTCGCCGTTCGGTTCGCGCGTGCATGCCCCGTGGGCGATCACCGTCGCCAGCCGGCTGCGGGCCGAGACGGGCCTCGAGGTCGACTTTACCTGGTCCAACGACGGCATGGTGTTCCGCCTCCCCGAAAGCTCGCAGGCGCCAACCGTCGAGATGCTGTTCCCCAATTCGGGCGAAGTCGAAGATCAGCTCGTCCGCGAACTTGGCTCGACCGCCATGTTCGCCGCCCGCTTCCGCGAGAACGCCGCCCGCGCGTTGCTCCTCCCGCGACGGCAGCCGAATCGCCGCACGCCCCTGTGGATGCAGCGCCGCAAGTCGGCCGACCTGCTTGCAGTCGCCTCGCGCTACGAGCGGTTCCCGATCATGCTCGAAACGTACCGTGAGTGCCTCCGCGATGCGTTCGACGTGCCGGGCCTCAAGCAACTGCTCACCGAAGTCGAACGGCAGTCGATCCGCGTCCATCAGATTGAAACTTCATCGCCATCGCCGTTCGCCTCGTCGCTGCTGTTTAACTACACGGCGAACTTCCTTTACCAGGGAGACGCCCCGCTCGCCGAACGCCGTGCCGCCGCGCTCGCGCTCGATCACGCCCAACTGCGAGAATTGCTCGGCACCACAGACTATCGCGAACTGCTCGACGCCGACGCAATCGAAGCGCTGATCCTCGAACTCCAGCGGCTCGATCACCGCTCGACCAACGGCCCCGACGGCGTGCACGATCTGCTGCTCCACCTCGGCGATCTCAACGACGACGAACTCGCCGCCCGCTGCCCTGCCGAGGCAGCCGAAACGGGTCAACTGAAACGCTGGCTCGACGAGCTCACCGCCACCCGCCGCATCGTCCGCATCCGCATGGCGGGCGAACGCCGCTACATCGCCACCGAAGACGCCGCCCGCTATCGCGACGGCCTCGGCGTCGCCCTGCCGCCGGGGCTTCCCGACGCCTTACTCGAAACGAGCGAAGACCCGATCGGCAATCTCGTCGCCCGCTACGCCCGCACCCACGGGCCGTTCCGCGCAAGCGAAGCAGCCAACCGGCTCGGCCTGGGCGCCGCGGTCATCGAACCGGTGCTGCAGCAACTGATGCAGCGCAACCGCGTGCTGTTCGGCGAGTTCTTGCCGGGCGGATCGGGCCGCGAGTGGTGCGACGTCGCCGTGCTGCGGCGGTTGAAATCGAAGTCGCTCGCGAAGCTCCGCAAGGAAATCGAACCGGCCCCGCCCGAAGCGCTCGCCCGCTTCCTCCCCGGCTGGCAAGGAGTCGAACGCCCCCGCCGCGGCCTCGACGGGTTGCTCGACGTCGTCGAACAACTCCAAGGGACGCCGCTGCTCGCCTCGGATCTCGACGAACTGATTCTCCCCGCTCGCTTGAATGACTATCACTCGGGCGATTTGGACGAGCTGACCACCGCCGGCGAAATCGTGTGGCGAGGACTCGAAAGCGTCGGCCCCAACGACGGCCGCATCGCCCTGTTCCTCGCCGATAGCGTGCCGCTGCTCGCCCCGCTGCCAACGCCGCTCGACGATCCGCTGGTCGTGCGCATCCGCGATTTTCTCGCCAGCAAGGGCGCCAGCTTCTTCGACGACGTCGCCGCTGCATGCGACGAGTTCCGCAACGATCTGCTCGACGCGCTCTGGCAGCTCGTGTGGAACGGCGAAGCGACGAACGATTCGCTCGCCCCCCTCCGTTCGCGTCGCGGCAGTAGTTCGTCGAGCGGATCGAGCAGTTCGGGCGGGCTGAGTTCGCGCACCCGCTCTCGCCGCCGCAGCGCCCGAGCATTCCGCTCGCGGCGGCTCGCCCGGCTTCCCGGCAGCGAAGGGCGATGGTCGCTGATCAACTACGGCGACGAAGCAAAGCGATCGCTCACCGTTCGCCAAACCGCGGTGACCGAACAACTCCTGCGACGGTACGGTGTCCTCGTTCGGCCGGCGCTCAGCCGAGAGTTGATCGACGGCGGGTTCACCGCGCTCTACCCCATCCTCCGCGCGATGGAAGAAACGGGCCGCGTGCGTCGCGGCTATTTCGTCGCCGGCATGGGAGGCGCGCAGTTCGCCTCGGCCGGCGCCGACGATCTCCTCCGCCGCGCGCCGCAAGTCGTCGAACCCCACATCGACAACGTCGTCGTTCTCGCCGCTTCCGACCCGGCGAACGCCTACGGCTCGATCCTCAAATGGCCGTTGCCGCAGACGGAAGGCCTGCAACCGCAGCGCGGCGGCGGGGCTCGCGTCTTTCTGCTCGACGGCAAGCTGATCGGCTTCCTCAGTCGCGGCGGCGCCCACCTGATGACCTTCGCCCCTGAAGACCCCAGCGACGCGCCGATGTGGCACGAAAAGCTCGTCCGCTCGCTCGCGAACCTCGCCAAGCGCGGCGCCGCGTTGATGATCGCTCAGATCGACGGCGACGCCGCGGGACTCTCGCCGCTCGGCAAGGCGCTCGTCCGCCATGGCTTCTCCCCCACGAGCCGCGGCTACTTGCACCGCGGCTTCGACCTGACGCAGGAGTTCATCGCGACGCATGCCTGA
- the lpxD gene encoding UDP-3-O-(3-hydroxymyristoyl)glucosamine N-acyltransferase has translation MPTTLGELARLVGGDLRGEANIPLIGAATTDVARNGEVTLAERPDRARGLTASLASAVIAAPNVDCGGKPSIVVADVHAAFATAVRHFHPPRVPVRVGVSPQAFVSPSAKLSRNVEVHPGATIGEDVTIGAHTTIHSGVRLMPGCVIGAGVTIFPNAVLYENTRVGDRVVIHAGAIIGAHGFGYRQVDGRHLLSAQLGNVELAADVEVGAGTTIDRGTYGPTVIGEGTKIDNLVMIAHNCRLGRHNLICSQVGIAGSTTTGDYVVMAGQVGVRDHVHIGDRAVLCSKAGVSNDVEAGAEMLGAPAAPLRQAKLQMAAVAKLPEMRRQFRILQRQIEELRGEVADDGDDLSTDKAA, from the coding sequence ATGCCGACTACATTGGGCGAACTGGCGCGGCTGGTTGGCGGCGACCTCCGCGGCGAAGCGAACATCCCCCTCATCGGAGCGGCGACCACCGACGTGGCCCGCAACGGCGAGGTGACTCTGGCCGAACGTCCCGATCGCGCGCGAGGGCTGACCGCGTCGCTCGCCTCGGCCGTGATCGCGGCCCCGAACGTCGATTGCGGCGGTAAGCCGTCGATCGTCGTCGCCGACGTCCACGCGGCGTTCGCCACGGCTGTGCGGCACTTCCACCCGCCGCGCGTCCCGGTTCGCGTCGGCGTGTCGCCCCAGGCGTTCGTCAGCCCCTCGGCGAAGCTCTCGCGGAACGTCGAAGTCCATCCCGGCGCCACGATTGGCGAGGATGTGACCATCGGCGCTCATACGACCATCCACTCAGGCGTCCGCCTCATGCCGGGCTGCGTGATCGGCGCCGGCGTCACGATTTTCCCCAACGCGGTGCTGTACGAGAACACACGCGTCGGCGATCGCGTGGTGATTCATGCTGGCGCCATCATCGGCGCTCATGGGTTTGGCTATCGCCAGGTCGACGGTCGGCACTTGCTGTCGGCTCAGCTCGGCAATGTCGAACTCGCCGCCGACGTCGAAGTTGGCGCCGGGACGACGATCGATCGCGGCACCTACGGCCCGACGGTAATCGGCGAGGGAACAAAGATCGACAACCTCGTGATGATCGCTCACAACTGCCGCCTCGGCCGGCACAATCTCATTTGCTCGCAGGTCGGCATCGCCGGCAGCACGACGACGGGCGATTACGTCGTCATGGCAGGGCAGGTCGGCGTGCGCGACCATGTTCACATCGGCGATCGCGCGGTCCTCTGCTCGAAGGCGGGCGTTTCGAATGATGTAGAAGCCGGCGCGGAAATGCTCGGCGCCCCGGCCGCCCCGTTGCGGCAGGCCAAGCTGCAAATGGCCGCGGTGGCGAAGTTGCCCGAAATGCGTCGCCAGTTCCGCATCTTGCAGCGACAGATCGAAGAACTGCGCGGCGAAGTCGCCGACGACGGCGACGATCTTTCGACCGACAAAGCCGCCTAA
- a CDS encoding LpxI family protein, with the protein MTQLAASPQPGETIGLLAGWGRYPIVVAEELRRQGYRIACTAIRDHADPDLRNLCDEFHWVGLGSIGGIIGRFKQHGCQRAVMAGKVHKVTFYSPGWWIRHRPDWTALQTFYRHFVTGTKDRKDDSLLLALIGAFAAQGITFEPATDFAPELLVATGQVAGRPLSVKQERDVQFGWDLAKQMGALDVGQTVCVKDQAVLAVEAIEGTDLCIRRAGDLCRTGGFTVVKVAKPQQDMRFDVPTVGVKTLESIAAAGGHVLAIEADSTILLDAAEFQAAAARLKISVVALHRQSAVEHAA; encoded by the coding sequence GTGACTCAACTCGCTGCTTCACCGCAACCGGGCGAAACAATCGGCCTGCTGGCTGGTTGGGGACGCTATCCGATTGTCGTCGCAGAAGAGCTGCGGCGGCAAGGTTATCGGATTGCCTGCACGGCGATCCGCGATCATGCGGATCCCGATTTGAGGAACCTCTGCGACGAGTTTCACTGGGTAGGACTCGGTTCAATCGGCGGAATCATCGGCCGTTTCAAGCAGCATGGCTGTCAGCGGGCCGTCATGGCGGGCAAGGTTCACAAGGTGACGTTCTACAGCCCCGGCTGGTGGATTCGTCATCGTCCTGATTGGACGGCGCTCCAGACGTTCTACCGGCATTTTGTTACCGGGACGAAAGATCGCAAGGACGATTCGCTGCTGCTGGCGCTCATCGGGGCGTTTGCCGCTCAAGGCATTACCTTTGAACCGGCTACCGATTTCGCTCCCGAACTGCTCGTCGCCACTGGACAAGTCGCGGGACGACCCCTCTCGGTGAAGCAGGAACGCGACGTGCAATTCGGCTGGGACTTGGCGAAGCAGATGGGAGCCCTCGATGTGGGGCAAACCGTTTGCGTGAAAGACCAGGCGGTCCTCGCCGTCGAAGCGATCGAAGGGACCGATCTCTGTATCCGCCGTGCGGGCGACCTTTGCCGCACCGGCGGTTTCACCGTCGTGAAAGTGGCCAAACCGCAGCAAGATATGCGGTTCGATGTGCCGACCGTTGGCGTGAAGACGCTCGAATCGATTGCCGCGGCGGGCGGGCATGTGCTCGCCATCGAAGCCGATTCGACGATCTTACTCGACGCCGCCGAGTTCCAAGCGGCCGCCGCCCGGCTTAAAATCTCTGTCGTGGCACTCCATCGGCAATCGGCCGTTGAACACGCCGCGTAG